The DNA sequence CGAAGCTTCAAGCTGCACCCGATATTGGGTGCCAGGTTCAGGCGCTGGCTTTCGGCCAGCTCCTGAATTATAGCGCCGGCGAATGAAGATGAATATCACGCAAGGAGGATTTGAGGATTTGAAGATTTGAGGAACCGACGAAACCGAAGAGAGTCTATTCGCCCTAAAATGTATTCAGCTTGAATCACCGGAGCTTTAATAGGCCAACGTTTTTCCGTTATCTGGTTTGGTTTTCTTTTTTTATTTCATTGGCGGTAACGTTTTGGCGCTTGGCGCAGTGGCGGATTTCGGAGCACAAAACTGTCAATACACCACAAGAGTTGGTGCGAGGTAGAATGTTCAATTAACCACGTCAGCCGCCATTGAGCCAAACGCCAGTTACCGACTGCCGTTCTTGTCATTCGTTATCATTCAGTTTAAGTTTCATCATTATGTCGGTTTGTTCGTCATTGCCTAACTTGAAAATGTGTTTGTCAAACTCTACAAAACCGTTTTTCTTGTAAAAGTTTATTGCTCTCGGATTTTTTTCCCATACACCAAGCCAAACATATTCTGTGTTTTTCTGTCTTGCGATTTTAATTGCTTTGTCGAGAAGTAGTTGTCCAACCCCTTTTCCGTGATATTCTTTCAGCACATAAATTCTTTCAATTTCAACGGCTTTGTTGTCTTGCAACTCTGTCTGTGATTGTCCGAAATTCAGTTTTAAATAACCGATTACTTTGTTGTCAAGTGTTGCGAAATAAAACTCAGCGTTATTGTCGCTAAGTTCTGTCGTCAGTTTAGTAAACGAAAAAGCTTCGTCAAGATATTTGTTCATATTTTCTTCGGTGTTGCCCGAAGCGAATGCTTCGAAAAAAGTCAGTCTGCCGATTTTTTGTAACTCTTCAAGGTCGTTAGTTGTTACTTTTCTTATCTCAATGTTGCTCATACTTGTCGCTAAATATTTTTGTCTGCCGA is a window from the Chitinophagales bacterium genome containing:
- a CDS encoding N-acetyltransferase, whose product is MSNIEIRKVTTNDLEELQKIGRLTFFEAFASGNTEENMNKYLDEAFSFTKLTTELSDNNAEFYFATLDNKVIGYLKLNFGQSQTELQDNKAVEIERIYVLKEYHGKGVGQLLLDKAIKIARQKNTEYVWLGVWEKNPRAINFYKKNGFVEFDKHIFKLGNDEQTDIMMKLKLNDNE